Genomic segment of Bacteroides intestinalis DSM 17393:
TCAAATAACCTTCTGCCTTACTTCTTTCAATACCCGTAGCACCACTTGACAAATTCAAAGTTTTGGTAGCACTTTTATCATAGTTGTATGCTAAAGTTCCGGCATACAGAGCTGCACGGCACTTCAGGGCCATAGCTGCACCTTTGGTAGCACGAGTCTTAACACGGGCAGTTCCAAAATCTTCTTTTATGGCATCCATTTCACTGATAATAAAGTCATAAATTTCAGATTCCTTATTTCTGGGCACAGCCAATGGCGTCGGATCCTCCATATATTCTGTTACTTCAGTAACCAAAGGCACGCCACCGTATTGAACAACCATCTTAAAATAAGTATAGGCTCTAAAATAACGCGCTTCTGCTTGAAAATACTTCAACTTATCAACGGCAATTGAACCGGCAGATACCGTATTCAAATTACGGATATGAAGATTTAATTCACGGATAAAGGCATAATCATAAAAGTTTCTGTAATCAGTTCCTACATTTCCTGCAAAGTTCCAGTACTGACTATTATTGGACGCTTCATCCCAACGAGTAAGATCATAAGAATCTCCATCGGTACCAAAATCTTGCCAGTACTTCATACGACCATAAAAATTGGCCGCAATACTGTTAAGGCCAGTTTCTGATGTATAGGCCTGATTTTCCGTAAAAGCCATCTTGTCCTCTTGTTCCAACCAACTATCACAAGAAGAGAAAAGCAATAAGCCTAATAATAACGCTATTGATAATCTATTTTTTTTCATGTTACATTCAATTAAAAGGTTACGTTTACTCCAACTGTGTACACTTTGTGTTGCGGATAGTCGAATCCGGTAACAGAAGAGATTTCAGGGTCGAAACCAAAGTCATTCAAGCTATCCCAGCAAAGCAGGTTAGAACCTTCAAAGTAAACTCTAAGCTTTTGTATCAAAGCCTTCTTTGTCCACTTAATCGGCAATGTATAACCTACCACTAAGTTACGCAGACGTAAATAGTTGATTTCCTTTGCATAAAAATCATTCCAGTCTCTGATAGAAGGATTGTTACTGCGAACAGCAGGGAACTTACCACGTTTCCAAGGAGATTTTGTATCGAAGATATCTTCGTGTTGCCAAGAATCTATCACATTGTATACATATCCCATCTGGTCAGTGCCAATACCATACTTCACATGCCAGTCGCCAATAAATGTGTTCATGAAACCACCGGCAAAATCGGCTGCAAAGTCAATGCCCTTATATTCGAAGCCCAAGTTAATACCCATTGAAAGTAAGGGGTTCTTGTTAGCATTACCGCTATCCCAATCATAATCAGTAGCTGCATAACCCAAAGGACGCTTATCATAGTCATCAATCAAGCCATCACCATTAACATCCTTGAAAATCAAGTCACCCGGACGTAAGTTCACGTTGTTAGCACCATCAATGTTCACCGGATAGTTATCAATTTCTTCCTGAGTCTGGAACACACCGATAGTTTCCCACATCCATACGGCACCATTTTTCACATTAGACCAACGGTTAGTCTGTGCCCAACGATATTGATCCCATCCGTTCAAGAAAACTTCACCATAGTTATTTATTGTCTTCTGACGAGCTAAAGTCAGATTAACACCTACAAAATAATTGAAGTCATTAACGCGATCATTCCATCTCACCATACCATCAATACCACTAACCTGATCGGAGTTCAAATTCTGTTTTTGTACACTATAACCTGCCTCATAAGGGTAGATAATGTCAGTTGGGGTAGCAGGGATGCCACTTCTTTTTCTCTTAAAAAAGTCCACTTCCAGTTTCAAGCGATCGTTCAGGAAACCCATATCGAAACCGACATTCATCATAGAAATCTTCATCCAAGAAAGTCCAGTTTGAGGAATTCCTTTGTAAGCAGTGCCTGTAGTATAAGCATCTGGAGCATTCCCCAAAGGATTATTGCTTATGATAGCTCCTCCATTGTTAAATGCATAACCAGGCAAGTAAGCAAAGTCCGGATAACTGCTATTAAAGTTTCTAGCCATGTCATCGCCCATTTCACCATAAGAAGCTCTCAACTTAATGCTGGAAATCCAATCAGCCACCTTAGAGTCTTTGTAAAATTCTTCTTCAGACAGACGCCATGCACCGGAAACTGACGGGAAGAAGCCCCATTGATTACCCGGTAAGAAACGCCAGGAAGCATCATAACGACCGGCAAAATCAATGATATACTTTTCTTTATAAGAATAGCCTGCACGGAAAATGAAACTGGCTGTAGTAATGGTACGTACTGAATTACTTACAGTATTATTAGCATTCGTTGTAATATTTTCTACAAACGGATTTTCTACTGGACTCTGAGCCACAGTCAAATATTTCCGGTCTTCTTTAAAGAATTCAAAACCTGCGACGGCTGTCACATGATGATCCTTGGCAAAAATATGATCGTAATTCAAGGTAAACTGCCCCATCATTTCAACTTTATGATTTCTTACATCTCCACGATAAGTATCAGTTTTTGTAGATGCTACTTTGTACTCCTGTGTGGCAGGGTCATACCTATATTCATTCCAACTCTTCTCATTATCTGTCTGATGAAGAGTTTCGTAATAATAAGACAGCAAACCTTTAGCTGTTAATCCTGGAAGCGGTGTCTTATATTCCAAATTTGCACTAAGCTGAATAGTACGGAAGTCTTTCTGGTGCTTACCAGCATTGTCAATAGTATAAGCAGCCATATTACGAGCACCGTCATGAGTCGGGGTAATATAATTCAGATAATCCGGATTATCGTTAGCATACGGGCGCATAGTCGGAATCAAATTAAAGATAGAATTACGCATCTGGAAGTAATCGTCTCCACCAGGAAGTGCTGGATTGACATTTTGCTCTATTTTACCCAATGTCTGAAAACCTACCTTGAATTTATCGGTCAACTGCATATTAAAGTTAGCCTGTAAGTTCGTACGGTTATAGTTGTATTCTTTGAACACGGCATCCTGATCAATATGTCCTACCGAAATGTAATAATCTGTCTTCTCTGTGCCACCGCTGATATTAGCATTTACATAATACTGAGGAGCAGCATTGCTTACAAAATTATCCTTCCAATCATATCCACGATAATCTTCACCTGTAGCCGGATTATAATATCCTGTCCGCCATTTCTCCAAATCAGCCTTAGCATTAGCAATATTATCAGCTCCAGTCAGGTTTCCATCATTGGCTTGCTTCATGTAGTTACCCCATTTCCATTGGTAAGCATTCAGCAGTTCAGGATACTTTGTCCATCCTTGCCATCCCATGTGAGCATTCAGATTTATCTGAGGCTTCTGTCCTTTTTTACCGGTTTTTGTAGTAATCAAAACCACACCGTTGGCAGCCTTCACACCATAAATAGCAGCAGCACCATCCTTCAGAATAGATACATTCTCAATATCGTGAATATCCAAGGCATTGAATGCTGTCTCATCTTTCATGATACCGTCGATAACATAGAGAGGAGTACCCATGTTACGAATCTCAAGGTTAGTCGAAGTTCCCGGTTGACCAGACTTCTGACGTGCCGTAATACCTGATACTTTACCTACCAAAGCATTGGCAGCCGATGTTGATGTAGAACGGGTCAAATCTTTATTGTTCACCGAACTTACCGCTGCAGCCACTGTAGCTTTCTTCTGAGTGGCATATCCCACTACCACAACTTCGTCAAGCAACTCTGTATCTTCCTTCAGTGTAACATCCAGGTTTCGTTTTCCCTTTACGCTGATCTCCTGCGGTGCATAGCCCACAAAAGAAACTGTCAAAACTGCATTAGTTCCCTTAACAGAAAGTGTAAACTTACCATCGACATCAGTAATCGTTCCGTTGGTAGTTCCTTTCTCCATAATGTTTACTCCAGGCAAAGGTTCACCTGTAACATCTTTCACTATACCTGACACAGCTATATTTTGTGCCTGAAGCATTGCGGAAGACACTAAAACAACTAATAATAAGAAGAAATTCTTCCTTCTATTACCAGCCGAGATTAACTCATTTAAAAAGTGCTTCATAAGTTATTATTTAAAATTAAACATAAATTAGTTTATCTGTATATTATTGAAAACTGAAAAATGAAAACTTATCTGAAAACTTATTATTTTACCTTAACTATGAATATCTTATATCATGCTTGTTTCAATGTTTTTTTTAACGCCCTCCTTTCTTGATCCTTAAAAGTGAATACTCATTTATTTTTATAAACTTTAAATGCTTTTTGTTCTCCTGAAACTAAACACACATTCAAAATATAAAACCCTGAAAACGTTCCATGCATCGGGAATGTGTATTCCTCATCTGTTACCTTCATATCTTCGGTCCATAACCGTCTTCCTGCCAAATCTGTAAGCTCTACCTTTGAAATATCTTCTTTACCTTTATTTACCAGAAAAAGCTGATCCCCTGAAATATATGCCGAAAGTGAATTTCCATCAATCGTTTCGATTCCGGTCTCCGGATCCTGCCCATAATCGGAAGACTGATATTTCGAATATCTATTATTCAATTCCTCTACCTTGGATTTCGGCATAGCTTCTACTTCCTCCAGATCATAAGTACCAAAAGCATCCTTAAAACGAATCATCGGATCCAAGTGAGCAGCAAAGTTCCACGTCAATGCTTCCATAATAGAATTCATTCTTCGACCCGCACCATTGCTTACCCTTACTTGGAAAGCTTCTTGCTGCAAGCCTTCAGGTTGTCCGGGATAAAGTTCCTGTCCCAGATTCATAGACTGTTTCGTATTGTGAGCACTGATACGTGCAACGTGGAGATAATGTTCTTTACCCGTCAACAGATACAGGCGATAGTACACAAATGAGGACCATGCAAAACCTAAATCCGTAGCAGAATGGCCAATAGCTATAATATGCTGTCCGACAATACTTCTGTCTTTAGGCCAATCTGTTCTAGCTGTCTGATCCTTTTCTACCGGTACTTCAAACATATAGCTCCAACTTTCGGTGTATGTAGCAGCTTGTTCTGCAGCAGCCAACCATTTCGGATCTTTTGTAAGGTCATAGATAGCAAGAAAACCATTGATAGCTTGCTGACCGGATTCACTGTCGATAGTCTGCGGATTGTCTACCACACAAGCCACATAGAGATATCTTTCATGAATATTAGCATAAGAAAACTCTGCAGCTTTCAAAGCAGCTGTCTTATAACGTTCATCATTGGTGGCGATATAAAGCTCTACCAGATAACGAACAGCGCAAATAGTCAGAAACTTATTCTGATTACCTGCCGGATGTTTACCACCTACAACACTGAAAGGGTCATATTCCAGATAGTAACTACCATCCGCATTCTGATTAGTCACCAGGAATTCACCAAACTTCTTACAGGCATTCAGCCATGAAGGGATATCTATTCCATTACGTTTGGCATAACACCATGCATTCAGCAATCCGGCCATTCCGTTACAAGCTTGGCGCATAGAAGTCTTTGCCCAGTTGTCCCATGTACCCCATAGTGCAGCATAACGTGTCTTGGGAAGTCCTAAATCTGTCAATCCTTGAGAAGCCCATAAATTCAGTACATTGCTTCCTCTTACCTTATATTCCTCATTACCAGTCTCCACACCTGCACGAAACAATGCATAGCCAGCTGTAGGTTGTGAGCCAACAAAACCGATCTCATAAGTATTCTTATTTAAGGAGAAATCTGTCAGTTTCACACTCCATGGGAATCCGGGACCTTTTATATCCTTATCAACCGAACTGTCCAGATAATAATGATTAACAGTTTCAATCAATCCCCGATAAGCAGAATTCAAGTTAACATCATAAATCTTTGGATTATACAGATTGAAAGCCAGTTTCCAAGCTTCATTTACAGCATTAGCATAGTCGGAAGTTTTATCTATTTTGAAATAGACATTATAAGTATGTTTATCAAATCCTTTTGTTATGGGATGCATACGTCTGCCCATTCCTCCGGTACGCAAGTCAGAACCTGGATAAGTAACTACAGCAGCAAAAGAGTCAGACTTCTTCCAGTTGACAACACCCACGCCACCAAACTGATAATTTTCGTCGACTACTACACCACGTGAATCATTCAGTACAGTTTCACATTTTGAATCTTTATGTACTAAAGTGAAAGTCAATCCACTTTCTTTTTGACGCATCATCACCACCGGAAGGGGAATGCGGTCTTCTCTATAAAGAAAACTCAAATCAGTAGCGACCGGAATGCCTGCAGGAATATTTCCATCTTTCTCAAAGTTACCTTTATACCAAACAGCAGGAATAAAGTATTCGCTATTTGCCAATACATCTTCCGGTGCAAACTGTAAGCCGAAAGAAGAAGAGAAGCCTTCATCATAAGGATTATCTCCCAACTCAACAACTTTCACGTTGCGTTTCAGTTCAAACTCACCGTTTCCCTTCGCTGTATATACGTCATTTATTTCAAAGACGGTGGTGCGAGGAGTGGTAGTCAGGCGTGCCATCAACTCTACTTTATCACCATCCTTTGTATAAGATGTATAAGTCGGGTAGAAAGTATTCATCTTGACGTCAATCAGTAAAGCAGGATTATGCTCTGTACCCGCATTAAATTCTTTGCCATAAGCAGAGAATGTAACACCATACGTGTTATCTTTCTGACGGGTAATATTCAGTGTTACTTCACCGGATGACAAAGTTGCTTCTTGTGAAAAAGCAAAAGAGGTATAAAGTAAGCAACTTAACAGGAAAAGAAGTTTTAGCGTTTTCATAATAGTACTTCGATTACAATGTAACATTCGTTTTGATGGTGCAAATCTAACGTGAAATAATATAAGAGGATATCCCTTGCGTACCAAAAAATTGCTCTAATTTGTCTATTTACAAAATTGCCTCAAACGGCCTCCAGAAAGGGGAAAAGAACAAAAATGCTCTATTCTTCCAAAAAAATGCTATTTCTGTTCAAAGAGGAAAAATTAGAGTTCATATCCACGTATTGTACGTATAGAAATAAATCAAAGATTGCTGATGGACATTTGTTAGTTTTCTGATAATCAGCTAATAGTATTTACCAATGGCTTACTGCAAAATGTAAACGCATTTACTGCCGTATGTAACGGCCTTTACTCCTTATTGTAACACCATTTACCTCGGCATGTAACGAGCTTTACCTCGGTGTGTAAATGGAGTTACCGTGTGGGGTTAACAAAGTTATCATTTGGGATAAATAGAATCTCCATGAAATGAAACAACGATATACTTATCGTTCACCTCACATAAGTAAAAATCGGCTTGCTCTTACAGATTGGTCAAATGCTGTTGTTTTCTGAAAAATTAGCATCATTCCAAAAGGAAAGTTTCGCCTACATTTGCATCGAACTTAAATATATAATATCATGAATATACAACGATTATTAATCTGCATCTGTGTGGTACTAACTGCCGCCATCTCCGCTACTGCTCAAAGCAAAGTATGGAGTACAGAACAAGCCCAGAAATGGGGCAAAGAAAATCCGTGGTATTGCGGAGTAAACTACATTCCCGCCACTGCCATCAACTACACTGCCATGTGGGATAAAACGTCCTTCTCACCCGAAGTGATAGAAAAAGAAATGAAGTTAATGAAGAGTTTAGGTATGAACTGCGCGCGCATAGTGATGCAATATGCGGTATATGAAGAAGATCCCGCATACTTCATACGTACACTCGACCGCTTTCTAAGTATCTGTGATAAGTACGGTGTAAAAGTAATGCCTATTTTCTTTGATGATTGCGCCTTCGGTGTCAATACAGACCCGACAGTAGGAAAACAACCCGAACCGCTGGAAGGCTGGTACGCCTGGGTCTGGTCTCCATCTCCCGGCTACTCAATGGTAGTAGATGAACGGACTCACGGTAAACTGGAAAAGTATGTAAAAGAAGTAATGAACCACTTCAAGAATGACCCGCGTATCTTTGTATGGGACTTATACAACGAGCCTACCAATACCACCATGCCGGAAAGAAGCTGGCCACTCCTCCGTAAAGTCTTCACATGGGCGCGTGAAGTGAATCCGAAGCAACCCATCACATCAGGACTCTGGAACGAAAACAAAGAGCTAAATGACTTCCTGGCATCAAATTCAGACATCATCACTTTCCATTGCTATGCTTCGAAAGAAGAAACTGAAAAAGTGATGAAAGAGCATCTTAAACTAGGTCGTCCTACCATCTGTACCGAGTGGATGAACCGTGTAGCTCACTCCACTATCCCGGAAATCCTCCCAATGTTGAAAGAAGCACATGTAGGCAGCATGATGTGGGGACTGGTAAATGGAAAGACGCAGACCCATCTATGCTGGGGACACCGTCCTGAACAATTGCCTTACACTGGAGTATGGCAACATGACATTTACAAAGGAGATTATACCCCGTATTCTGCTAAAGAAATTGAAATAATCAAGAAAACAACCAAGTAGATAGAAAGATTGTTTTTAAACTGAGGTTGTGTCAAAACGTTGGCACAACCTTTTTCTATAATTTATCGTCCTGTTATCTTTTCTTTTGTCTACGCCGCTTTTTTCTCATTCATTTGGTAACAAGTTGCTATATTCCCGTTGTATCGGGTTATAAATAGTCCAATAAATATAGATTTAGTAAGTGTAATGAGCTCCTTTCCTGTTTTTCTCAGTTTTGCACACATCTTTTTGATATTAAAAGCTATGGCAAAGAAGGCAAAGTCCATTGTCACCTTGTCTTCTCCCACATGCCGGAACCTCCTGTATGCCATGTTGTATTTCATTTGTCCGAACACAGCTTCCGGTTCTATACACCGCCTGCCCCTATGCCTGACTCCTTCTTCTGAGACTAACCTTTCCCGTGCCTGCCGTTTGTATTGGTTTA
This window contains:
- a CDS encoding SusC/RagA family TonB-linked outer membrane protein, which produces MKHFLNELISAGNRRKNFFLLLVVLVSSAMLQAQNIAVSGIVKDVTGEPLPGVNIMEKGTTNGTITDVDGKFTLSVKGTNAVLTVSFVGYAPQEISVKGKRNLDVTLKEDTELLDEVVVVGYATQKKATVAAAVSSVNNKDLTRSTSTSAANALVGKVSGITARQKSGQPGTSTNLEIRNMGTPLYVIDGIMKDETAFNALDIHDIENVSILKDGAAAIYGVKAANGVVLITTKTGKKGQKPQINLNAHMGWQGWTKYPELLNAYQWKWGNYMKQANDGNLTGADNIANAKADLEKWRTGYYNPATGEDYRGYDWKDNFVSNAAPQYYVNANISGGTEKTDYYISVGHIDQDAVFKEYNYNRTNLQANFNMQLTDKFKVGFQTLGKIEQNVNPALPGGDDYFQMRNSIFNLIPTMRPYANDNPDYLNYITPTHDGARNMAAYTIDNAGKHQKDFRTIQLSANLEYKTPLPGLTAKGLLSYYYETLHQTDNEKSWNEYRYDPATQEYKVASTKTDTYRGDVRNHKVEMMGQFTLNYDHIFAKDHHVTAVAGFEFFKEDRKYLTVAQSPVENPFVENITTNANNTVSNSVRTITTASFIFRAGYSYKEKYIIDFAGRYDASWRFLPGNQWGFFPSVSGAWRLSEEEFYKDSKVADWISSIKLRASYGEMGDDMARNFNSSYPDFAYLPGYAFNNGGAIISNNPLGNAPDAYTTGTAYKGIPQTGLSWMKISMMNVGFDMGFLNDRLKLEVDFFKRKRSGIPATPTDIIYPYEAGYSVQKQNLNSDQVSGIDGMVRWNDRVNDFNYFVGVNLTLARQKTINNYGEVFLNGWDQYRWAQTNRWSNVKNGAVWMWETIGVFQTQEEIDNYPVNIDGANNVNLRPGDLIFKDVNGDGLIDDYDKRPLGYAATDYDWDSGNANKNPLLSMGINLGFEYKGIDFAADFAGGFMNTFIGDWHVKYGIGTDQMGYVYNVIDSWQHEDIFDTKSPWKRGKFPAVRSNNPSIRDWNDFYAKEINYLRLRNLVVGYTLPIKWTKKALIQKLRVYFEGSNLLCWDSLNDFGFDPEISSVTGFDYPQHKVYTVGVNVTF
- a CDS encoding glycoside hydrolase family 2 TIM barrel-domain containing protein — protein: MNIQRLLICICVVLTAAISATAQSKVWSTEQAQKWGKENPWYCGVNYIPATAINYTAMWDKTSFSPEVIEKEMKLMKSLGMNCARIVMQYAVYEEDPAYFIRTLDRFLSICDKYGVKVMPIFFDDCAFGVNTDPTVGKQPEPLEGWYAWVWSPSPGYSMVVDERTHGKLEKYVKEVMNHFKNDPRIFVWDLYNEPTNTTMPERSWPLLRKVFTWAREVNPKQPITSGLWNENKELNDFLASNSDIITFHCYASKEETEKVMKEHLKLGRPTICTEWMNRVAHSTIPEILPMLKEAHVGSMMWGLVNGKTQTHLCWGHRPEQLPYTGVWQHDIYKGDYTPYSAKEIEIIKKTTK
- a CDS encoding glycoside hydrolase family protein yields the protein MKTLKLLFLLSCLLYTSFAFSQEATLSSGEVTLNITRQKDNTYGVTFSAYGKEFNAGTEHNPALLIDVKMNTFYPTYTSYTKDGDKVELMARLTTTPRTTVFEINDVYTAKGNGEFELKRNVKVVELGDNPYDEGFSSSFGLQFAPEDVLANSEYFIPAVWYKGNFEKDGNIPAGIPVATDLSFLYREDRIPLPVVMMRQKESGLTFTLVHKDSKCETVLNDSRGVVVDENYQFGGVGVVNWKKSDSFAAVVTYPGSDLRTGGMGRRMHPITKGFDKHTYNVYFKIDKTSDYANAVNEAWKLAFNLYNPKIYDVNLNSAYRGLIETVNHYYLDSSVDKDIKGPGFPWSVKLTDFSLNKNTYEIGFVGSQPTAGYALFRAGVETGNEEYKVRGSNVLNLWASQGLTDLGLPKTRYAALWGTWDNWAKTSMRQACNGMAGLLNAWCYAKRNGIDIPSWLNACKKFGEFLVTNQNADGSYYLEYDPFSVVGGKHPAGNQNKFLTICAVRYLVELYIATNDERYKTAALKAAEFSYANIHERYLYVACVVDNPQTIDSESGQQAINGFLAIYDLTKDPKWLAAAEQAATYTESWSYMFEVPVEKDQTARTDWPKDRSIVGQHIIAIGHSATDLGFAWSSFVYYRLYLLTGKEHYLHVARISAHNTKQSMNLGQELYPGQPEGLQQEAFQVRVSNGAGRRMNSIMEALTWNFAAHLDPMIRFKDAFGTYDLEEVEAMPKSKVEELNNRYSKYQSSDYGQDPETGIETIDGNSLSAYISGDQLFLVNKGKEDISKVELTDLAGRRLWTEDMKVTDEEYTFPMHGTFSGFYILNVCLVSGEQKAFKVYKNK